The Yersinia intermedia genome window below encodes:
- the ppk1 gene encoding polyphosphate kinase 1: MGQEKLYIEKELSWLSFNERVLQEAADKSNPLIERMRFLGIYSNNLDEFYKVRFADLKRRILISEEQGSAVTSRHLLKKIQSKVVKADQEFDGLYNDLLLEMARNQIFLINERQISENQQAWLKLYFKQHLRQHITPILINHDTNLVQFLKDDYTYLAVEIIRGQEIAYALLEIPSDKVPRFVNLPPEAPRRRKPMILLDNILRYCLDEIFKGFFDYDALNAYSMKMTRDAEYDLVTEMESSLLELMSSSLKQRLTAEPVRFVYQRDMPNEMVELLRNKLGISNDDSVIAGGRYHNFKDFISFPNVGKSNLVNRPMPRLRHIWFDKFRNGFDAIREQDVLLYYPYHTFEHVLELLRQASFDPSVLAIKINIYRVAKDSRIIESMIHAAHNGKKVTVVVELQARFDEEANIHWAKSLTAAGVHVIFSAPGLKIHAKLFLISRLEGEEIVRYAHIGTGNFNEKTARIYTDYSLLTADARITNEVRRVFNFIENPYRPVKFDNLMVSPQNSRLMLYQLIDQEIIHAQAGESAGITLKINNLVDKGLVDRLYSASSAGVKIRLLVRGMCSLIPNIPGISDNIQVTSIVDRFLEHDRVYVFENKGDKLVYLSSADWMTRNIDYRIEVAVSLLDPKLKQRVLDILELLFNDTVKARYIDKELSNRYVPRGNRRKVRAQIAIYDYLKALEQPDASS; the protein is encoded by the coding sequence ATGGGTCAGGAAAAGCTCTACATCGAAAAAGAACTTAGCTGGTTATCTTTTAATGAGCGGGTATTGCAGGAAGCAGCGGATAAGAGCAATCCACTCATCGAGCGGATGCGATTTCTTGGTATTTACTCCAATAATTTGGATGAGTTCTATAAAGTTCGCTTTGCCGATCTGAAACGGCGCATTTTGATCAGCGAGGAGCAAGGCTCTGCCGTCACCTCCCGCCATCTGCTGAAAAAAATTCAGAGCAAAGTGGTAAAAGCCGATCAAGAGTTTGACGGGTTATATAATGATCTTTTGCTGGAGATGGCACGTAATCAGATCTTCCTGATTAATGAGCGGCAAATTTCCGAAAATCAGCAAGCCTGGCTAAAGCTCTATTTTAAACAGCATCTGCGCCAACATATTACGCCGATCCTGATTAACCATGACACCAATCTGGTACAGTTCCTAAAAGACGATTACACCTATCTGGCTGTGGAAATTATCCGGGGTCAGGAAATTGCTTATGCCCTGTTGGAAATCCCATCAGATAAAGTTCCGCGCTTTGTCAATTTGCCACCAGAAGCACCTCGCCGCCGCAAGCCAATGATATTACTTGATAATATATTGAGATATTGCCTCGATGAGATTTTCAAAGGCTTCTTTGATTACGACGCGCTAAACGCCTACTCGATGAAGATGACCCGTGATGCCGAATATGATTTGGTCACAGAAATGGAATCCAGCCTGCTGGAGCTAATGTCGTCGAGCCTGAAACAGCGCCTAACGGCAGAACCGGTGCGTTTTGTTTACCAGCGCGACATGCCCAATGAGATGGTGGAGTTACTGCGCAACAAGCTGGGTATCTCGAATGATGACTCGGTTATTGCAGGTGGTCGCTACCATAATTTCAAAGATTTTATCAGCTTCCCAAATGTGGGCAAAAGCAATCTGGTTAACCGGCCAATGCCACGTCTGCGCCACATCTGGTTTGATAAATTCCGCAACGGCTTTGACGCTATCCGTGAACAGGATGTCCTGCTGTACTACCCTTATCACACCTTTGAACACGTATTGGAATTACTGCGTCAAGCCTCATTCGATCCCAGCGTATTGGCGATTAAAATCAATATTTATCGGGTCGCCAAGGATTCGCGCATTATCGAATCCATGATCCATGCCGCCCATAACGGTAAGAAAGTCACGGTCGTGGTGGAGTTACAGGCGCGCTTTGATGAAGAAGCCAATATCCATTGGGCCAAAAGCCTGACAGCCGCCGGTGTACACGTTATTTTCTCAGCACCTGGTCTGAAGATCCACGCCAAATTATTCCTGATTTCCCGCCTTGAAGGTGAGGAGATCGTGCGCTATGCCCATATTGGTACTGGTAACTTTAACGAGAAAACCGCCCGAATCTATACCGACTACTCATTACTGACCGCTGATGCCCGTATTACCAATGAAGTGCGGCGGGTATTTAACTTTATCGAAAATCCTTATCGCCCAGTCAAGTTTGATAATCTGATGGTGTCACCGCAGAACTCACGCTTAATGTTGTATCAATTGATTGATCAGGAAATTATTCATGCTCAGGCTGGAGAAAGCGCCGGTATCACCCTGAAGATAAATAATTTAGTAGATAAAGGTCTGGTAGATAGGTTATATAGCGCCTCCAGTGCTGGGGTAAAAATCCGATTATTGGTCCGTGGCATGTGCTCGTTAATCCCTAATATACCGGGGATCAGCGATAATATTCAGGTTACCAGCATTGTTGACCGTTTCTTAGAACATGACCGGGTCTACGTTTTCGAGAATAAAGGCGACAAATTGGTGTATCTCTCTTCCGCTGACTGGATGACCCGTAACATTGATTACCGTATTGAAGTCGCGGTCTCATTGCTGGACCCGAAATTAAAACAACGGGTGCTAGATATTTTAGAGCTGTTATTCAACGACACGGTAAAAGCCCGTTATATTGATAAAGAACTGAGTAATCGTTATGTACCGCGTGGTAATAGGCGCAAAGTACGTGCACAGATTGCCATCTATGATTATTTAAAAGCGCTGGAACAACCAGACGCATCGAGCTAA
- a CDS encoding ABC transporter permease subunit — MQRAGRATPSGRDKRRAVIDRLVHMAVTGSGLFVLLTLMLIFVYLLYAVLPLFKPASISLHNQFAVTRSAPTAVLGVDIQGRVGYRIDNQGNGYFIRLNAQGASPAGSLISEQRLSPPPDSISRAAGGQPLYGVGLSNGRLILLQPDFSATPPRWQFPLGESPRFMDLKGHRLQHLVLAEPQSQQFTIAAVTDDGRLLAGEFTAQGQQVTELTGVPKTVDQLLLAPDGRLIYLLSGYQLFIYQFGPELKLREVVSLLDDQHVSDGPLTLSLLSGGKSLLVQSPNGVISQWFDVRKAPDNQFHLTRIRSFTPAGKGLLTTENGRRVFASLSPQGELSLFSSIQSVPLLQHKLAKGVTHAAFSPWGDSLLLENAAGWSAYQLDNRYPDISWRSLWQRVWYENYPEPAYVWQSSSAEESYQAKFSLVPIIFGTLKAAAYAMLFAIPLALAGAIYTAYFMSAGLRRVVKPAIEMMGAFPTVVIGLIAGIWLAPVIEHYLTGILLLPPLLALTILLCGWGSARLAPMLQWRLPAGWDMIVLLPVILLTGWFALWLGPQLSVWALGVPLHEWLGDNYSQRNALVVGIAMGFALIPVIFSLAEDALFSVPPSLSQGSLALGATPWQTLTRVVLPSAYAGIFSALMIGFGRAVGETMIVLMATGNTPIIDGSIFQGLRAMAANIAIEMPEAVVGSGHYRVLFLTALVLFCFTFLVNTLAEAIRLRLRERYQMERTA, encoded by the coding sequence ATGCAGCGAGCAGGCAGAGCAACACCATCAGGGAGAGATAAGCGCCGGGCTGTCATTGATCGTTTGGTACACATGGCGGTGACGGGTAGCGGCTTGTTCGTGTTGCTGACACTTATGCTGATTTTCGTTTATTTATTGTATGCCGTATTGCCATTGTTTAAACCGGCCTCCATCAGTTTGCATAATCAGTTCGCTGTCACTCGTAGTGCGCCGACGGCAGTGCTTGGCGTTGATATTCAAGGGCGGGTAGGTTATCGCATTGATAATCAGGGCAATGGTTATTTTATTCGGCTCAATGCGCAGGGGGCGTCCCCCGCCGGTAGTCTGATAAGCGAACAGCGATTGTCGCCGCCACCGGATTCAATCAGCCGTGCCGCCGGTGGGCAACCGTTGTATGGCGTTGGCCTGAGCAATGGTCGCCTGATACTACTGCAACCCGATTTTTCAGCTACACCGCCACGCTGGCAATTTCCGCTGGGTGAGTCGCCGCGTTTTATGGATTTGAAAGGTCACCGCTTACAGCATTTGGTGCTGGCTGAACCGCAATCACAGCAGTTTACCATTGCCGCCGTTACCGATGATGGTCGCTTGTTGGCAGGGGAGTTTACTGCCCAAGGGCAGCAGGTCACCGAACTGACGGGGGTGCCGAAAACAGTCGATCAGCTGTTATTAGCGCCAGACGGGCGTTTGATCTATCTGTTATCCGGTTACCAGTTGTTTATCTATCAATTCGGCCCGGAATTAAAATTGCGTGAGGTTGTGTCGCTACTGGATGACCAGCATGTGTCCGATGGGCCATTGACTCTCTCTTTACTGTCGGGGGGCAAGTCGTTACTCGTACAATCGCCAAACGGTGTAATAAGCCAATGGTTTGATGTGCGCAAAGCACCAGACAATCAATTTCACTTGACGCGCATACGCAGTTTCACTCCGGCGGGTAAGGGCTTACTGACCACTGAGAATGGGCGTCGGGTATTTGCCTCACTATCGCCACAAGGCGAGCTATCACTCTTCTCCAGTATCCAGTCAGTGCCTTTACTGCAACATAAATTAGCCAAGGGTGTTACCCACGCCGCATTCTCCCCTTGGGGCGATAGCTTGCTGCTTGAGAATGCGGCCGGTTGGTCTGCTTACCAATTGGACAACCGCTATCCAGATATTAGCTGGCGTAGCCTGTGGCAACGGGTGTGGTATGAAAATTACCCTGAGCCAGCCTATGTTTGGCAATCCAGCTCGGCTGAAGAGAGCTATCAGGCTAAATTCAGCCTGGTACCGATTATTTTCGGCACACTAAAGGCGGCCGCCTATGCCATGTTGTTTGCTATTCCATTGGCCTTGGCTGGAGCAATTTATACTGCCTACTTTATGTCGGCAGGTTTGCGGCGGGTGGTTAAACCGGCCATTGAGATGATGGGCGCATTTCCAACTGTGGTGATAGGTTTGATTGCCGGTATTTGGTTGGCACCGGTGATTGAACATTATCTGACGGGGATCTTGCTACTTCCGCCGCTGTTGGCGTTGACCATTTTACTGTGTGGCTGGGGGAGTGCTCGTTTGGCGCCAATGCTACAGTGGCGGCTGCCTGCAGGCTGGGACATGATTGTGTTACTGCCAGTTATCCTGTTGACCGGTTGGTTCGCCTTGTGGTTGGGCCCACAGCTATCGGTATGGGCGCTAGGGGTACCATTACATGAGTGGTTGGGTGACAACTACTCCCAACGTAATGCGCTGGTGGTGGGGATTGCTATGGGGTTTGCGCTGATCCCGGTCATCTTTTCGCTGGCAGAAGATGCACTATTCAGTGTGCCGCCGTCACTCAGCCAAGGCTCATTGGCACTGGGGGCGACTCCGTGGCAGACGTTAACTCGGGTCGTCTTGCCCTCAGCTTATGCCGGTATTTTCTCTGCACTGATGATTGGTTTTGGCCGCGCAGTGGGGGAAACCATGATTGTACTCATGGCGACCGGCAATACACCCATTATTGATGGCAGCATTTTTCAGGGGTTACGGGCAATGGCGGCCAATATCGCTATCGAGATGCCGGAAGCAGTCGTCGGGAGCGGCCACTATCGGGTGCTATTCCTGACTGCACTGGTACTGTTTTGCTTCACATTTTTGGTCAATACACTGGCAGAGGCGATTCGTCTGCGATTGCGTGAACGCTATCAGATGGAGCGGACGGCGTGA
- the pstA gene encoding phosphate ABC transporter permease PstA yields the protein MNIEPKVSGVSKKWLASGSPWIWLTAGAVSISLLALLGIILLLAGQGMRYFWPAPVYLFELKQTAAGPVNMIGEIYQQQTLSRQQLEQAGVMLPPQAGETVTRYLIKTGNREIQGQDFHRLLGSDIQQRTLPKDLLVLDRQNNGTAYGFLAGMLDNGQPLVGNDLAQELLKRIPVIQSLVRQSKDIQFRQMNMLNQQFEALRLEKKRLQMHGDLDSKSQDRIAAEWGELQRSHQTMMDTLRGLQTEQSRYTLLLRDMNGQIHPLSLSQINHAWYPNDMTFGQKLRHWAAQTQKFLTDNPRNANTEGGVFPAIFGTVLMVILMSIVVMPLGVIAAVYLHEYAGKNWLTRMIRISVVNLAGVPSIVYGVFGLGFFVYLIGGSLDKLFYPEALPNPTFGTPGVLWAALTLALLTLPVVIVATEEGLSRIPASLRQGSQALGATKAETLWHIVLPMAAPAMITGLILAVARAAGETAPLMLVGVVKSAPVLPVDGIFPFLHLERKFMHLSFQIYDMAFQSPNVEAARPLVFATALLLVIIVVGLNLAAIGIRHHLREKYRGLLL from the coding sequence ATGAACATTGAACCTAAAGTCTCTGGCGTGAGCAAAAAGTGGTTGGCATCCGGTTCCCCGTGGATCTGGCTGACCGCCGGTGCTGTCAGTATCAGCCTGCTGGCGTTGCTTGGGATCATATTATTGTTGGCAGGCCAAGGGATGCGATATTTCTGGCCAGCCCCGGTCTATCTGTTTGAGCTTAAGCAAACAGCGGCAGGGCCGGTCAACATGATTGGCGAAATTTATCAACAGCAGACGTTGTCACGTCAGCAATTAGAACAAGCCGGAGTGATGTTGCCACCGCAGGCCGGTGAAACCGTAACCCGCTATTTGATTAAAACCGGTAACCGCGAGATTCAGGGCCAGGATTTCCACCGCCTGCTGGGCAGTGATATCCAGCAACGCACTTTGCCTAAAGATCTGCTGGTGCTGGATCGCCAGAACAATGGCACGGCATACGGCTTCCTCGCCGGCATGTTGGATAACGGCCAACCTTTAGTGGGCAATGATTTGGCTCAGGAACTGCTAAAACGTATTCCTGTGATACAAAGTCTGGTCAGGCAGTCGAAGGATATTCAGTTCCGCCAGATGAATATGCTTAATCAACAGTTTGAGGCGTTGCGGCTAGAGAAAAAACGGCTGCAAATGCATGGCGACCTGGACAGTAAATCACAGGACCGTATCGCGGCGGAGTGGGGCGAATTGCAACGTAGCCATCAAACCATGATGGATACATTACGCGGGTTACAAACCGAGCAAAGCCGTTACACGTTGTTATTGCGGGATATGAATGGGCAAATTCATCCACTATCACTTAGCCAGATTAACCACGCCTGGTACCCCAATGACATGACTTTTGGGCAGAAACTACGCCATTGGGCGGCACAAACCCAGAAGTTCTTGACCGATAATCCGCGCAATGCCAATACCGAGGGCGGTGTGTTCCCAGCTATTTTTGGCACGGTATTGATGGTGATACTCATGTCCATCGTGGTCATGCCATTAGGGGTAATTGCAGCGGTGTATTTACATGAATATGCAGGTAAAAACTGGCTGACCCGCATGATTCGTATTTCCGTGGTGAATTTGGCCGGGGTGCCCTCGATTGTTTATGGCGTATTTGGCCTCGGTTTCTTTGTCTATCTGATAGGGGGTTCACTGGATAAGCTATTTTATCCTGAGGCGCTTCCTAACCCGACATTCGGTACTCCAGGGGTGTTGTGGGCGGCGTTAACGCTAGCGTTGCTGACGTTGCCAGTGGTGATTGTTGCCACCGAGGAGGGGCTATCGCGCATTCCGGCCAGCTTGCGGCAAGGCTCGCAAGCGCTGGGAGCCACTAAGGCCGAGACATTGTGGCATATTGTGTTGCCGATGGCGGCACCAGCGATGATAACCGGGCTTATCTTGGCGGTGGCACGTGCTGCGGGGGAAACCGCACCGCTGATGCTGGTGGGGGTGGTGAAATCAGCGCCAGTCTTGCCGGTCGATGGTATCTTCCCGTTTTTGCATTTAGAACGTAAGTTCATGCATTTGAGCTTCCAGATATACGATATGGCATTTCAAAGCCCGAATGTGGAAGCGGCTCGCCCATTAGTCTTTGCCACAGCTCTGCTGCTGGTGATCATTGTGGTCGGGCTTAATTTAGCCGCTATTGGTATTCGCCATCATTTGCGTGAAAAATACCGAGGTTTATTGTTGTGA
- the pstB gene encoding phosphate ABC transporter ATP-binding protein PstB gives MGLLTPDSLPLLNVQQLTDEQTALAVEKLNLFYGDKQVLHDISFNVPKHRVTALIGPSGCGKSTLLRCFNRMNDLLDSCHFEGEIRLGGEIITDKTTDVAALRRRVGMVFQRPNPFPKSIYENVVYGLRLQGIRDRRVLDDAVERSLRAAALWHEVKDRLRENAFRLSSGQQQRLVIARAIAIEPEVLLLDEPTSALDPISTLTIEELITTLKQQYTVVLVTHNMQQAARVSDYTAFIHQGSLVEYNDTDALFTSPHQRRTEDYITGRYG, from the coding sequence ATGGGACTTTTGACGCCGGATTCACTGCCGCTGCTTAATGTGCAGCAATTGACCGATGAACAAACGGCGCTGGCAGTCGAAAAGCTCAATTTGTTTTATGGCGATAAACAGGTATTGCACGATATTTCATTTAATGTGCCTAAACACCGTGTTACCGCGCTGATTGGTCCGTCCGGTTGTGGTAAATCTACATTATTGCGCTGCTTTAACCGCATGAATGATTTGCTGGATAGCTGTCATTTTGAGGGTGAAATCCGGCTCGGTGGTGAAATTATCACCGATAAAACCACTGACGTTGCCGCATTGCGTCGGCGGGTTGGCATGGTGTTTCAGCGGCCCAACCCATTCCCCAAATCAATTTATGAGAATGTGGTATATGGCCTGCGTTTGCAGGGGATTCGTGACCGTCGGGTGCTTGATGATGCTGTTGAGCGCTCATTGCGGGCTGCCGCATTGTGGCATGAAGTGAAGGATCGGTTGCGGGAAAATGCCTTTCGTCTCTCCAGTGGTCAACAGCAGCGCCTGGTCATCGCCAGAGCCATTGCTATTGAACCTGAGGTGTTATTGCTCGATGAGCCAACATCCGCTCTGGACCCAATATCCACTCTAACCATCGAAGAGTTGATAACCACACTCAAACAGCAATATACCGTAGTGCTGGTTACCCATAATATGCAGCAGGCGGCGCGGGTCTCGGATTATACCGCCTTCATTCATCAGGGGAGTCTGGTGGAATATAACGATACCGATGCGTTGTTCACGTCGCCACACCAGCGCCGGACGGAAGATTATATCACCGGGCGTTACGGTTGA
- the fliB gene encoding flagellin lysine-N-methylase: MKELLITQPDFMETFSCVGTACREHCCKGQNVTLDRNRYQKYIKSPYAEIKRIAINQISVTQASLASWANIHPDSQGNCPFLDEQRLCQIHKHAGAHALSHSCATFPRVEHVYKNQKIKSMSLSCPEVTRQVLFSDDALTLRFSTINQYDYYKAPDIVIEERLVNRACAAIAASQQPNIEENLWAINCFLQNYQAWDDVNKIKMVEIDNLRTKLIATMTAGQAAHELAAMKIAPAISDELLNYLADFIAQLADIRGRNTLAAYAQPLLSYATNDLVGQNHNKQQLNNAWQQYALPFFTKHPSVWRNYFMFRIHHDQLAMGDDQAAVTVFNLQAIDFFYLKALISAYASHHGELTEDDVIGIIYSYHACRESTDNSSHIFKQNVIAWVLKEDFSLLSLLA, encoded by the coding sequence GTGAAAGAGCTATTGATAACTCAGCCTGATTTTATGGAAACATTTAGTTGTGTCGGCACCGCCTGTCGCGAACACTGCTGCAAAGGCCAAAATGTCACGCTTGATAGAAATCGTTATCAAAAATACATTAAAAGCCCTTACGCAGAAATTAAACGCATTGCCATTAACCAGATTTCGGTTACTCAAGCCAGCCTTGCCTCTTGGGCCAATATTCACCCTGATAGTCAGGGGAATTGCCCCTTTCTTGATGAACAACGGTTATGTCAAATTCACAAACATGCCGGTGCTCATGCGTTGAGTCACAGTTGTGCAACGTTCCCCCGCGTTGAGCATGTTTATAAAAATCAGAAAATCAAAAGCATGTCATTGTCTTGCCCTGAGGTAACCCGGCAGGTGCTATTTTCCGATGATGCGCTAACGTTGCGTTTTTCTACTATCAACCAATATGACTATTACAAAGCGCCGGATATTGTTATTGAAGAGCGGTTGGTTAACCGCGCTTGCGCGGCAATTGCAGCCAGTCAGCAACCTAATATTGAAGAAAATCTTTGGGCGATAAATTGTTTTTTACAGAACTATCAAGCCTGGGATGACGTGAATAAAATTAAAATGGTTGAGATAGACAACCTGCGCACTAAACTTATCGCCACTATGACGGCAGGGCAAGCAGCCCATGAACTGGCAGCGATGAAGATAGCTCCGGCTATCAGTGATGAACTATTAAATTATTTGGCTGATTTTATTGCACAACTGGCTGATATTCGGGGGCGAAATACGCTGGCGGCTTATGCTCAACCGTTGCTGAGCTACGCCACTAATGATTTGGTTGGGCAAAATCACAATAAACAACAACTAAACAATGCATGGCAACAATATGCCTTGCCCTTTTTTACCAAACATCCGTCGGTATGGCGCAATTATTTTATGTTCCGCATTCATCATGACCAATTGGCGATGGGGGATGATCAAGCGGCTGTCACGGTATTTAATCTACAAGCCATAGATTTCTTCTATTTGAAAGCACTCATTTCAGCCTATGCCAGCCACCATGGGGAGCTAACCGAAGATGACGTGATTGGTATTATCTATTCTTATCATGCGTGCCGGGAATCCACGGATAACTCAAGCCATATATTTAAACAAAACGTGATAGCTTGGGTGCTAAAAGAAGATTTTTCATTACTATCGTTGTTGGCGTGA
- the speG gene encoding spermidine N1-acetyltransferase has protein sequence MSTTNSVRLRPLERDDLPFVHQLDNNASVMRYWFEEPYEAFVELSDLYDKHIHDQSERRFIIESQGTKVGLVELVEINHIHRRAEFQIIIDPAHQGKGHAGTAARLAMEYGFSVLNLYKLYLIVDKENQKAIHIYTKLGFEIEGELKQEFFINGEYRTVIRMCIFQPQYLAKYKTPSIKSA, from the coding sequence ATGTCTACCACTAACAGCGTCAGGTTACGCCCACTAGAACGGGATGACTTGCCGTTTGTTCACCAGTTAGATAACAATGCCAGCGTGATGCGCTATTGGTTTGAAGAGCCTTACGAGGCCTTTGTTGAACTGTCTGATCTGTATGATAAACATATTCATGACCAGAGTGAGCGCCGCTTTATTATTGAAAGCCAGGGGACAAAAGTCGGTCTGGTTGAGTTAGTTGAAATTAACCATATTCACCGCCGTGCTGAGTTTCAGATAATTATCGACCCGGCTCATCAAGGTAAAGGTCATGCAGGTACCGCCGCAAGACTGGCGATGGAATATGGTTTTTCGGTACTGAATTTGTACAAACTTTATCTGATTGTTGATAAAGAAAATCAAAAAGCCATCCATATCTATACAAAATTAGGCTTTGAAATAGAGGGTGAATTAAAGCAAGAGTTCTTTATCAATGGTGAATACCGTACTGTAATTCGTATGTGCATTTTCCAGCCACAATATTTGGCTAAATATAAAACACCATCGATAAAGAGTGCTTAA
- the purN gene encoding phosphoribosylglycinamide formyltransferase: protein MKKIVVLLSGQGSNLQALIDAQQQGRISGTISAVFSNNPDAYGLERAELAGIPHHAVDAKSYADRASFDLALAQAIDHYQPDLLVLAGYMRILSAEFVQHYAGRMLNIHPSLLPKYPGLHTHRQALENGDQEHGTSVHFVTEELDGGPVILQAKVPIFSEDSEEDVVERVQTQEHSIYPLVVSWFTDGRLAMRDNAAWLDGKRLPAQGYAAE, encoded by the coding sequence ATGAAAAAGATCGTGGTTTTGCTCTCCGGCCAGGGCAGTAATCTACAAGCGTTGATCGACGCCCAACAACAAGGGCGTATTTCAGGCACCATCAGTGCCGTATTCAGTAATAACCCTGATGCTTATGGGTTGGAACGTGCTGAATTGGCGGGTATTCCCCACCATGCAGTGGATGCCAAGTCCTATGCTGACCGCGCCAGTTTTGATTTGGCATTGGCGCAAGCCATTGACCACTATCAACCTGATTTACTGGTGTTAGCCGGTTATATGCGCATTCTCAGTGCGGAGTTTGTTCAGCACTATGCTGGCCGGATGTTAAATATCCATCCGTCACTGTTGCCGAAATACCCCGGTCTGCACACTCATCGTCAGGCACTGGAAAACGGTGATCAGGAGCATGGCACCTCGGTGCATTTCGTTACTGAAGAGCTGGACGGCGGCCCGGTTATTCTGCAAGCCAAAGTACCGATTTTTAGTGAGGATAGCGAAGAGGATGTGGTCGAAAGAGTACAAACTCAGGAGCACAGTATTTATCCGTTGGTGGTGAGTTGGTTTACCGATGGCCGTCTTGCTATGCGTGATAATGCAGCTTGGCTGGATGGTAAACGCTTACCTGCGCAAGGCTACGCGGCTGAATAA
- the purM gene encoding phosphoribosylformylglycinamidine cyclo-ligase, with protein sequence MTNKTSLSYKDAGVDIDAGNDLVDRIKGVVKQTRRPEVMGGLGGFGALCALPQKYREPILVSGTDGVGTKLRLAMDLKRHDTIGIDLVAMCVNDLVVQGAEPLFFLDYFATGKLDVETAASVITGIAEGCKQSGCALVGGETAEMPGMYHGEDYDVAGFCVGVVEKSEIIDGSKVTPGDALVALGASGPHSNGYSLVRKILEVSNTNPEQTQLGGKSLADHLLEPTKIYVKSILSLIEQLDIHAIAHLTGGGFWENIPRVLPAGTQAVIDEASWQWPAVFSWLQQTGNVSRHEMYRTFNCGVGMVVVLPAELADIAVELLTASGEKAWKIGVIAAATDGAEQVIINP encoded by the coding sequence GTGACCAACAAAACCTCTCTCAGCTATAAAGACGCAGGCGTAGATATCGATGCCGGTAATGACCTTGTTGATCGCATAAAAGGTGTGGTTAAACAGACTCGTCGCCCAGAAGTGATGGGTGGATTGGGCGGGTTCGGTGCCCTGTGTGCTTTGCCGCAAAAATACCGTGAACCTATTTTAGTCTCAGGCACCGACGGCGTGGGCACTAAGCTGCGCCTGGCGATGGACCTGAAACGTCACGATACCATTGGTATCGATTTAGTAGCTATGTGTGTCAATGACCTGGTGGTTCAGGGTGCTGAACCGCTGTTCTTCCTTGACTACTTCGCTACCGGTAAACTGGATGTGGAGACTGCCGCCAGTGTGATTACCGGTATCGCCGAAGGGTGTAAACAATCAGGTTGTGCACTGGTTGGCGGCGAAACCGCAGAAATGCCGGGGATGTACCACGGTGAAGATTATGACGTTGCCGGTTTCTGCGTTGGTGTAGTTGAAAAGTCTGAAATCATTGATGGCAGCAAAGTGACACCGGGTGATGCGTTGGTTGCCTTAGGTGCCAGCGGCCCACACTCCAATGGTTATTCACTGGTACGCAAAATTCTGGAAGTCAGCAATACCAATCCTGAGCAAACTCAGTTGGGCGGTAAATCACTGGCTGACCATTTGCTTGAACCGACCAAAATCTACGTTAAATCCATTCTCAGCCTGATTGAGCAGCTTGATATTCATGCTATTGCTCACCTGACTGGCGGCGGCTTCTGGGAAAACATCCCACGGGTATTACCCGCAGGGACTCAAGCGGTTATCGACGAAGCTAGCTGGCAGTGGCCCGCGGTATTTAGTTGGTTGCAACAAACCGGCAATGTCAGCCGCCACGAAATGTATCGCACCTTTAACTGCGGTGTCGGCATGGTGGTTGTGCTCCCAGCAGAACTGGCTGATATTGCCGTTGAGTTACTGACTGCATCCGGTGAGAAAGCCTGGAAAATCGGTGTGATTGCTGCGGCGACTGACGGTGCAGAGCAAGTCATCATCAATCCATAA